One window of Papaver somniferum cultivar HN1 chromosome 9, ASM357369v1, whole genome shotgun sequence genomic DNA carries:
- the LOC113311726 gene encoding F-box/kelch-repeat protein At3g23880-like, translated as MSRLPGDIMVDILARLPVKSILRFKCVCKSWCQLFDDIKFCKRHYDAQKKSNNPIKILACKGNVLYSIDAYNSILSGAVEIGDYPFYNKNKYDKKYESALGIVGSCNGLVCIRPTLDLFCFWNPSTKQHKIVHKVQLLDENQTPLSWCMYGFGYDLKTQDYKLVRFESFYDITRATQTKVYSLASNSWSTALHNIPYTIPCRAEQRPLYFNGALHWLTDDSKVLLSFDLGDETIREVPGPLFNNNSYRKYVDVLGGCLCITCIIPRDRGDVWVMKEYGVTESWSKVFTIPQRAINFAHFRPMEYVRNREQILLSVRLKNTNISNVLVCYNPKRKRAEILKIHESTDPEWLFAYTYEESLFSARHKQNSGGILHFLEDDRVEQEEASHDHKRRKVAS; from the coding sequence ATGTCGAGACTCCCAGGAGATATCATGGTTGATATTCTTGCGAGGTTACCAGTGAAATCCATTTTGAGATTTAAGTGCGTGTGCAAATCATGGTGTCAGCTATTCGATGACATAAAGTTCTGCAAAAGGCACTATGATGCCCAGAAGAAAAGCAATAATCCGATTAAGATTCTTGCTTGCAAGGGAAACGTCCTGTATTCCATAGATGCTTATAACTCAATACTATCTGGGGCTGTTGAGATTGGCGATTACCCGTTCTACAACAAAAACAAGTATGATAAAAAGTATGAGTCTGCCCTCGGTATTGTGGGTTCTTGTAATGGCTTAGTTTGCATACGTCCAACGCTAGATCTATTTTGCTTTTGGAATCCGTCTACTAAGCAACACAAGATTGTACACAAGGTACAACTGCTTGATGAAAACCAAACGCCACTCTCCTGGTGTATGTATGGATTCGGTTATGACCTCAAGACTCAGGATTACAAGTTGGTGAGATTTGAAAGCTTTTATGATATAACTCGTGCCACTCAAACCAAGGTCTATTCATTAGCATCAAATTCGTGGAGTACTGCTCTGCATAACATCCCTTATACAATCCCTTGCCGAGCAGAGCAAAGACCATTGTACTTCAACGGAGCTCTTCACTGGTTAACAGACGACTCCAAAGTTTTACTTTCTTTTGATCTTGGAGACGAGACAATTCGTGAAGTTCCGGGGCCATTATTCAATAACAACAGCTATCGCAAATATGTGGACGTGTTGGGAGGGTGTCTTTGCATCACATGTATCATCCCGAGGGATCGCGGGGATGTATGGGTTATGAAGGAGTATGGAGTGACAGAATCTTGGTCTAAAGTATTCACCATTCCTCAACGAGCAATAAATTTTGCCCACTTCAGGCCGATGGAGTATGTACGAAATCGAGAACAAATTCTGCTAAGTGTTCGATTAAAAAATACAAATATCAGCAATGTCTTAGTTTGCTATAACCCAAAGCGTAAAAGGGCAGAAATTCTAAAGATCCATGAGAGTACTGATCCCGAATGGTTGTTTGCCTATACTTATGAGGAGAGTTTATTCTCTGCACGCCATAAGCAGAACTCAGGTGGTATTCTCCATTTTTTGGAGGATGATCGAGTCGAACAAGAAGAAGCGTCACATGATCACAAGAGAAGAAAGGTTGCAAGTTGA
- the LOC113313965 gene encoding uncharacterized protein LOC113313965: MFKEIGEAEVNDIDSKNPESLMEFAILHSNLNCPDCFPIGLDDCHSIFDRSKRIPNSFDSYEQLIVQWISSLGYQLDFSCIQSIVRLCINDAAILAESTMFDKMSESVNLSGVGVAFLLQLKIGKVFDRGKESDNNFLLGSVLLEIYNGGLVCELFPRHEYQYELHFLNSLSLGFVYVVEIGGGWKLGSVRDDFHFQLQKCKVSNTTIREMHSARWLYDRGKGYFNFADAHSLVFDTHSSGVIILIGWIFLDAHCANLVFVILAEFGHCLDLLFAYSHMSLLVKNGEENLVDVLSKRTTFLFLLWAAVVSFNKAYKWYAHVLGMKRADFFFLHLKCALLEVIDRQNGDVHQIILHQFRKLSVLLLSVHIYDSTRLYLARNDSCQHFPSITSEIYDRIMIQQGVRQFILSSLHLSSFSCDFSILEGGSILHAHYMHLSS, encoded by the exons ATG TTTAAAGAAATTGGTGAAGCTGAAGTTAATGATATCGACAGTAAGAATCCTGAAAGCTTGATGGAATTCGCCATTCTTCACAGTAACTTAAACTGTCCGGATTGTTTTCCTATTGGTCTTGATGATTGTCACAGCATATTTGATCGAAGTAAACGTATTCCTAATTCTTTCGATTCATATGAGCAATTGATTGTTCAATGGATTTCAAGTTTGGGGTACCAATTAGATTTCTCGTGTATCCAGTCGATTGTGCGTTTGTGTATTAATGATGCTGCAATTCTAGCTGAGAGCacaatgtttgataaaatgtctgaGAGTGTGAATTTGAGTGGTGTTGGAGTAGCATTTCTCTTACAGCTGAAAATTGGTAAAGTTTTTGATCGTGGCAAAGAGTCAGATAACAATTTTCTTCTTGGGTCTGTATTACTGGAAATATACAATGGTGGTTTGGTTTGTGAGTTGTTTCCAAGACATGAGTATCAGTATGAACTTCACTTTCTGAATTCGTTGAGTCTTGGATTTGTTTATGTTGTTGAAATTGGCGGTGGATGGAAATTGGGGAGTGTCAGGGATGATTTTCACTTTCAACTTCAAAAATGTAAGGTGAGTAACACTACAATAAGGGAAATGCATTCTGCACGCTGGCTATATGATCGTGGAAAGGGGTATTTTAATTTTGCTGATGCTCATAGTCTTGTTTTTGATACACATAGTTCTGGTGTGATTATTCTTATTGGATGGATATTCTTGGATGCTCACTGTGCCAACTTAGTTTTTGTGATACTTGCGGAGTTTGGGCATTGTTTAGATTTGCTATTTGCGTATTCACATATGTCTCTGCTTGTCAAGAATGGTGAAGAAAATTTGGTCGATGTATTATCAAAGAGAACTACATTTTTATTTCTCTTATGGGCTGCAGTGGTGAGCTTTAACAAGGCATATAAATGGTATGCTCATGTGCTGGGTATGAAGAGagcagatttttttttcttacatcTCAAATGTGCATTGCTTGAGGTCATTGATAGGCAAAACGGTGATGTGCACCAGATTATTTTGCACCAGTTTCGAAAACTTTCAGTACTTCTATTATCAGTCCACATATATGATAGCACCCGTCTTTATCTTGCAAGGAATGATAGTTGTCAGCATTTTCCATCcatcacatctgaaatttatgacAGAATTATGATTCAACAGGGAGTTAGACAGTTCATTTTGAGTTCTCTGCACTTGTCTTCTTTCTCTTGTGACTTCAGCATTTTAGAAGGAGGGAGTATTTTACATGCACATTACATGCACCTCAGCTCCTAA